A part of Augochlora pura isolate Apur16 chromosome 1, APUR_v2.2.1, whole genome shotgun sequence genomic DNA contains:
- the LOC144471665 gene encoding uncharacterized protein LOC144471665 has protein sequence MVRKSILVYDLLRTEQPPQGFSEREIVEQISGRHDIVAGKGLRRQVAVALRRGVDFGILAKKNNRFRFDPDNAKVAGVNRKVATRKPGSKKRSGKKKKTTKTNRRPSTVRNKNRKQGKSVPQPLLPKSWLPGRRNIAHEPMPKVKKI, from the exons ATGGTGCGAAAGTCGATCCTCGTCTACGATCTCTTGAGGACCGAGCAACCGCCGCAAGGATTCTCCGAGCGGGAAATCGTCGAGCAGATCAGCGGCAGGCATGACATCGTGGCGGGCAAAGGACTTCGGAGGCAGGTGGCTGTGGCCCTTCGCCGTGGAGTCGATTTTGGGATCCTGGCCAAGAAGAACAACAGATTTAG ATTCGATCCGGACAATGCGAAGGTGGCCGGCGTGAACCGCAAGGTTGCGACAAGAAAACCAGGCTCGAAGAAGAGGAgcggaaagaagaagaaaacaaCGAAGACAAATCGCCGGCCGAGCACCGTGCGGAACAAGAATCGGAAACAGGGTAAATCGGTGCCGCAGCCGCTGTTACCGAAATCGTGGCTGCCCGGTAGAAGAAACATCGCGCACGAACCTATGCCCAAAGTCAAGAAGATCTAA